The DNA sequence GAATAGAAATGACAAAACCAATTTTGACATGCTCTAAATGCGACAAAATCTCGTAAAAATGCAGCAATATTGGCCAGTTAAGTAAAAACGCAAAGATCATTGCCAGAAGTAAAACCAGCGGAATAACTTTCACCCTGAAAAGTACAGGCATTAACACCTCCGGAAAATAGTAAACCAGTAAAAACATTGATGATAATTACAACAATTCAATCTAATATTATGATTGCCTTATTCGCTGCAAAGCAGAGATTATCATTCTGAAATCTTAGGTTAACCTTAACGACTCTAAGGTGATGCTGCCAACTTACTGATTTAGTGTATGATGGTGTTTTTGAGGTGCTCCAGTGGCTTCTGTTTCTATCAACTGTCCCTCCTGTTCAGCTACTGACGGGGTGGTGCGTAACGGCAAAAGCACTGCCGGACATCAGCGCTATCTCTGCTCTCACTGCCGTAAAACATGGCAACTGCAGTTCACTTACACCGCTTCTCAACCCGGTACGCACCAGAAAATCATTGATATGGCCATGAATGGCGTTGGATGCCGGGCAACCGCCCGCATTATGGGCGTTGGCCTCAACACGATTTTCCGCCATTTAAAAAACTCAGGCCGCAGTCGGTAACCTCGCGCATACAGCCGGGCAGTGACGTCATCGTCTGCGCGGAAATGGACGAACAGTGGGGCTATGTCGGGGCTAAATCGCGCCAGCGCTGGCTGTTTTACGCGTATGACAGGCTCCGGAAGACGGTTGTTGCGCACGTATTCGGTGAACGCACTATGGCGACGCTGGGGCGTCTTATGAGCCTGCTGTCACCCTTTGACGTGGTGATATGGATGACGGATGGCTGGCCGCTGTATGAATCCCGCCTGAAGGGAAAGCTGCACGTAATCAGCAAGCGATATACGCAGCGAATTGAGCGGCATAACCTGAATCTGAGGCAGCACCTGGCACGGCTGGGACGGAAGTCGCTGTCGTTCTCAAAATCGGTGGAGCTGCATGACAAAGTCATCGGGCATTATCTGAACATAAAACACTATCAATAAGTTGGAGTCATTACCTGCCGATCGTATCCGGGCTGCGTACGGGCATGTCCTGCAGCTGCGTCGGCTGCTACCGGTGATGGCAACTCTGAGCGCTATTGGTATCGAGATGGAACGCCGGGGAGAATTCAGCGTCATGACAGGGGACGACTACTCCCGGAAGGCGCTGGAATATCTTATGGCGAAATACCTACCGAAAAACGGTGACGCTGCATGATGCCGTCTGTTATCTCCCAGGGAGTTTCGTTTTCCGCTGCGCAGCTGCCGGTGGCCATTGACTACCCTGCCGCGCTGGCCCTGCGCCAGATGGCTCTTGTTCAAGACGATCTGCCGAAATATCTACTGGCCCCGGAAGTCAGCGCCCTTCTCCACTACGTGCCCGATCTGCACCGTAAAATGTTGCTTGCGACGATGTGGAACACCGGCGCCCGCATCAATGAAGCACTGGCGCTGACAAGGGGGGATTTTTCCCTGGCCCCACCATATCCGTTCGTGCAGCTGGCCACCCTCAAGCAGCGTGCGGAAAAAGCGGCCCGGACCGCCGGACGGACTCCCGCCGGCAGTCAGCCCCATCGCCTGGTGCCGCTGTCGGACAACCAGTACGTCACCCAGCTGGAGATGATGATCGCCACGCTGAAAATTCCGCTGGAGCGGCGCAACAAGCGCACCGGCAGAACGGAAAAGGCTCGCATCTGGGAGATCACTGACCGGACGGTCAGAACGTGGATAAGCGAAGCGGTTGACGCCGCGGCTGCCGACGGCGTGACGTTCTCGGTGCCGGTGACACCGCACACGTTCCGACACTCCTATGCCATGCACATGCTATACGCAGGCATTCCGCTGAAGGTACTGCAGAGTCTTATGGGCCACAAGTCGATTAGTTCAACTGAAGTTTATACGAAGGTTTTTGCACTTGATGTAGCAGCACGGCACAGGATCCAATTTCAGATGCCTGAAAATGACGCGGTGGCTATGCTCAAAGGAAGCGTTTATGGGGCTAGATGATTTACTTCTGATCGCTTGGTTGAGAACTTTTATTGGCAACTATTTACTGGCTGAGCGGCCTCAATGAGTTTAGGAATGCAAAAAAAGGCAGGGGGCCTGCCTTTCAAGTTACTATACCTCTTGAGCAGTCGAAGTCGGGACTGAGGTGATTTATTCCTTACCACCGGCGGCGTCTGACTTAATCTGTGCATGAGCAGCTTCCAAGGCACTATTCTTCAGGAAAGTCTGCGGGGTTTCGTTAGCCATGTTAGCCCCTTTTTGGACCAGTTCAGTCTGATTCACGCCGAAACCGATTTTATACACGTGCCCAGGGATCGTTTTTTCGAACTTTTTCTTACTCATTTTTTCCCGCTCTCAATGATGTCTTTAGCGCGTTCTACAGCGTTAGTTTTTACGTACTTGTTGACCGACACCGGATCTTTAGTAAAACGGCTGGTTATCTCACGCCCTTTATCAATGATTTCGGCTTCTTCTTTTGTAAACGAAACGTGCTGCGTCCGTTCCATTTTAAACTGGTCTGGCATTGTATTTATCCTGGTGGTGATGGGGTGTTCTATGTTGGGGCAAGTTTTAGAAATTCAAGGTTACTGTCGCGAATTGTTATGATGTCTCGATAACTCTCTCATGTCTGAGCATATCTCCTTAAGATGAATTGCGGTAACTACTCAAGACATTAAAAATCTAGCTGCAATCTTGCAGCTTTATTTATTGCAATCTAGCTGCAAGCTGCTAGATTGATGCTCAGATATCAACCTCTATTGGGGAGGTTGCACATTAATATTGCAGCAATCTTGCAGCAATAATGGAGGGCGTGATGGCTTGGACCGTCGGATTCATATCTCAGAAAGGCGGGGTTGGTAAGAGCACAAAATCAAGGGCATTGGCTCGCGAAGCTACCTCCTGTGGTATTAAAACTAAACTCGCTGATCTCGATCTTGAACAGGGTACGAGTTCTGATTGGCATCGTCGTCGCCTGGCGGCTGGCTTGCCTCCCGCAGCCTCTGTTGAGGTATTTGCAACGGCAAAGCAAGCTATAGAATCTGCGGGCGATGCAGATCTTCTGATACTTGATGGTCCTGCGCGTGCAAGTAAGGGAACTTTAGAAATAGCTAAGGTGGCCGATCTTGTCGTTCAACCGACCGGTGCTTCACTCGATGACTTAATCCCTGCCATTAAGGTATTTAACGCACTCGTTAAAGATGGTATCCCACGCTCCAGATTGGTCTTTTCATTAAGCAGGGTTGGGACTGAGGCTGAGGAAGCTGATGCTCGTGCATATATTAGTGAAGCTGGCTATGAAACACTCGCTGGCTGTTTATTTGAGAAACCTGCTTACAGAAAGGCAATGAATTCTGGTTTAGCTGTGACTGAAACGCGCTACAAGGGCCTGAACGAAAGAGCTGATGAGCTTATCCAGGCTCTGATTGATAAGATTGGAGAAGAGTAATGGCTGATGCATCGAAACTAAAAAAGAGACCGCGTAATAGTCTGGGCGTTCCCCCCGGGCCGGACGAGGTTGCTACCAGCCTGAACTCACCAGAAATAGCTCCTGCAGCAGAAGCGGCTGAAGTTGTACCCGAGTCGATAGCTAAGGAACAAGCCATCCCAGCGACGTCCATGCC is a window from the Leclercia sp. LSNIH1 genome containing:
- a CDS encoding IS1-like element IS1B family transposase (programmed frameshift), which translates into the protein MASVSINCPSCSATDGVVRNGKSTAGHQRYLCSHCRKTWQLQFTYTASQPGTHQKIIDMAMNGVGCRATARIMGVGLNTIFRHFKKLRPQSVTSRIQPGSDVIVCAEMDEQWGYVGAKSRQRWLFYAYDRLRKTVVAHVFGERTMATLGRLMSLLSPFDVVIWMTDGWPLYESRLKGKLHVISKRYTQRIERHNLNLRQHLARLGRKSLSFSKSVELHDKVIGHYLNIKHYQ
- a CDS encoding site-specific integrase: MMPSVISQGVSFSAAQLPVAIDYPAALALRQMALVQDDLPKYLLAPEVSALLHYVPDLHRKMLLATMWNTGARINEALALTRGDFSLAPPYPFVQLATLKQRAEKAARTAGRTPAGSQPHRLVPLSDNQYVTQLEMMIATLKIPLERRNKRTGRTEKARIWEITDRTVRTWISEAVDAAAADGVTFSVPVTPHTFRHSYAMHMLYAGIPLKVLQSLMGHKSISSTEVYTKVFALDVAARHRIQFQMPENDAVAMLKGSVYGAR
- a CDS encoding ParA family protein produces the protein MAWTVGFISQKGGVGKSTKSRALAREATSCGIKTKLADLDLEQGTSSDWHRRRLAAGLPPAASVEVFATAKQAIESAGDADLLILDGPARASKGTLEIAKVADLVVQPTGASLDDLIPAIKVFNALVKDGIPRSRLVFSLSRVGTEAEEADARAYISEAGYETLAGCLFEKPAYRKAMNSGLAVTETRYKGLNERADELIQALIDKIGEE